The following proteins are co-located in the Conyzicola lurida genome:
- a CDS encoding ABC transporter permease subunit, whose protein sequence is MKSRTAALLLLPGLVLLVAGFLVPSFVMLFSPPGIAPAEIFVRFGEMLTDPYDLRIIGRTVGIALIVTAICISLGFPIAYLLARSTSRWSGVLLALAIFPLLLSNVVRTFGWLVVLGSNGAIGQALVGLGIVDKAPQLLYTELAIVLGLTQLFLPLAIISCYSAVAQVDPGLDDAARGLGATRTRTFWTVVIPLSLPGIVVAATLVFAGSVTAYTTPYLLGGSGQRMLSTQLFSYSSVTIDWASASATALIMTILVFLVSGLSSLVARRGATS, encoded by the coding sequence GTGAAATCCCGTACAGCCGCGCTGCTGCTCCTCCCGGGGCTCGTGCTGCTCGTCGCCGGCTTCCTCGTCCCGTCGTTCGTCATGCTGTTCTCCCCTCCCGGGATCGCTCCGGCCGAGATCTTCGTGCGCTTCGGCGAGATGCTCACCGACCCGTACGACCTGCGCATCATCGGCCGCACCGTCGGCATCGCGCTCATCGTCACCGCGATCTGCATCTCCCTCGGCTTCCCCATCGCCTACCTGCTCGCCCGGTCGACGTCCCGCTGGTCCGGAGTGCTGCTTGCCCTCGCGATCTTCCCGCTGCTGCTCAGCAACGTCGTGCGCACCTTCGGCTGGCTCGTGGTGCTCGGCTCGAACGGCGCGATCGGCCAGGCACTCGTCGGGCTCGGCATCGTCGACAAGGCGCCGCAGCTGCTCTACACCGAACTCGCCATCGTGCTCGGCCTCACCCAGCTGTTCCTCCCCCTCGCGATCATCTCCTGCTACTCCGCCGTCGCCCAGGTCGACCCGGGTCTGGATGACGCGGCGCGAGGCCTCGGCGCCACGAGAACCCGCACCTTCTGGACCGTCGTCATCCCGCTCTCACTGCCGGGCATCGTCGTCGCTGCCACGCTCGTCTTCGCCGGGTCCGTCACCGCGTATACGACGCCGTACCTCCTCGGCGGCTCCGGCCAGCGGATGCTCTCGACCCAGCTCTTCTCCTACTCGAGCGTCACGATCGACTGGGCCTCGGCGTCCGCCACCGCTCTGATCATGACGATCCTCGTCTTCCTGGTCTCCGGACTCTCGTCCCTCGTCGCCCGTAGAGGAGCAACCTCGTGA
- a CDS encoding response regulator yields MTDTTDTPGTDIRLLIVDDQALVRMGFRMILDAAPGMRVVGEAASGDEALRLGAETRPDVVLMDVRMPGRDGIATTRALLELSPESRVIILTTFDLDEYAFGGLRAGASGFLVKDTRPDELLAAVRAVASGDAAISARVTRRMLELFGDRLPAVEAPARDSLAELTPREREILTAIGEGLTNGEIARRFVLAESTVKTHVGRVLQKLGLRDRVQAVIFVYEHGLAG; encoded by the coding sequence ATGACCGACACCACCGATACGCCCGGCACCGACATCCGCCTGCTCATCGTCGACGACCAGGCACTCGTGCGTATGGGGTTCCGCATGATCCTGGACGCGGCGCCCGGAATGCGGGTCGTCGGCGAAGCGGCATCCGGCGACGAAGCCCTGCGTCTCGGCGCCGAGACGCGGCCCGACGTGGTGCTGATGGACGTGCGGATGCCGGGACGGGACGGCATCGCCACCACCCGGGCGCTGCTCGAGCTCTCGCCGGAATCGCGGGTCATCATCCTGACCACGTTCGACCTCGACGAGTACGCGTTCGGCGGGCTCCGTGCCGGGGCCAGCGGGTTCCTCGTGAAGGACACCCGCCCCGACGAACTGCTCGCCGCCGTGCGCGCGGTGGCGAGTGGCGACGCCGCGATCTCCGCGCGCGTCACCCGGCGCATGCTCGAGCTCTTCGGCGACCGGCTGCCGGCAGTGGAAGCCCCGGCGCGGGACTCGCTGGCCGAACTCACTCCCCGCGAGCGGGAGATCCTGACGGCGATCGGCGAGGGCCTCACCAACGGCGAGATCGCCCGGCGCTTCGTGCTCGCCGAGTCCACGGTGAAGACGCATGTGGGCCGGGTGCTGCAGAAACTGGGGCTGCGCGACCGCGTGCAGGCCGTCATCTTCGTCTACGAACACGGTCTCGCGGGCTGA
- a CDS encoding extracellular solute-binding protein, which translates to MHSTARKRSIALAASFAATALVLAGCSSTDENTAGSDSDATSIVVSTFPFGVEEFQEAIFDPFTEATGIEVVVETGSNADRLSKLQLADGDPGIDVMLISDYYAALGQEDDLFQEFDATDVPNLENIADFAVEDAYFGPAYSYQLNGTIYNTDEVTAEEAADWDLYANPDYAGRLALPDIAVTAGQLALSGVGEAYGDGPYDIDTALSTMADWAPGILQFYSSSTEVTNLLTQGEIVAADSLSGFATTLVASGEPVAWTAPTEGRYMATNRAMIPTGAENVDGAYEFIEYLLSVEAQTASAELVGDLPVNLEATVPESIVDVVGDIATDPIAAGYSTLDPTELVSTRNDWVDRFAREVTSN; encoded by the coding sequence ATGCACAGCACTGCACGCAAGCGTTCCATCGCCCTCGCGGCGTCCTTCGCCGCGACCGCCCTCGTGCTCGCCGGCTGCTCCAGCACCGACGAGAACACCGCGGGCTCCGACTCCGACGCCACGAGCATCGTCGTCAGCACCTTCCCCTTCGGCGTCGAGGAGTTCCAGGAGGCGATCTTCGATCCCTTCACCGAGGCCACCGGCATCGAGGTCGTCGTCGAGACCGGCTCCAACGCCGACCGCCTCTCCAAGCTGCAGCTCGCCGACGGCGACCCCGGCATCGACGTCATGCTGATCTCCGACTACTACGCCGCCCTCGGCCAGGAGGACGACCTCTTCCAGGAGTTCGACGCCACCGACGTCCCCAACCTCGAGAACATCGCCGACTTCGCTGTCGAGGACGCCTACTTCGGACCGGCCTACAGCTACCAGCTCAACGGCACGATCTACAACACCGACGAGGTCACCGCCGAGGAAGCCGCCGACTGGGACCTCTACGCCAACCCCGACTACGCCGGCCGCCTCGCACTGCCCGACATCGCGGTGACCGCCGGCCAGCTCGCGCTCTCCGGCGTCGGCGAGGCCTATGGCGACGGCCCCTACGACATCGACACCGCGCTCTCGACGATGGCCGACTGGGCTCCCGGAATCCTCCAGTTCTACAGCTCCTCCACCGAGGTCACGAACCTGCTGACCCAGGGCGAGATCGTCGCCGCCGACTCGCTCAGCGGATTCGCCACCACTCTCGTCGCCTCCGGCGAACCCGTCGCCTGGACCGCTCCCACCGAGGGCCGCTACATGGCCACCAACCGCGCGATGATCCCGACCGGAGCCGAGAACGTCGACGGCGCCTACGAGTTCATCGAGTACCTGCTCTCCGTCGAGGCGCAGACCGCGTCGGCCGAGCTCGTCGGGGACCTGCCCGTCAACCTCGAGGCGACCGTGCCCGAGAGCATCGTCGACGTCGTCGGCGACATCGCCACGGACCCGATCGCGGCCGGCTACTCGACCCTCGACCCGACCGAGCTCGTCTCGACCCGCAACGACTGGGTCGACCGTTTCGCCCGCGAGGTCACCTCCAACTAA
- a CDS encoding LacI family DNA-binding transcriptional regulator codes for MSTLADVAARAAVSKATASRALSRPELVAPETTERVLAAARELGFVPNRAARELASGRSGIVALVVPTLENSFFTPIIAGAQARAEEAGMQLTVAVHPLASPDELHAFERLSAQVDGFIVAAPRGGDDIVRAAASFKPTVLVDREIDGLTSVVADTATAFGSLVTRFIEEGHTRLAYIGGPDGSWQNGQRSLAVSAAAEGRAHLDVLGPYPATFAAGVTAAAAVIDSAATAVVPYATAIGLGVMFALRTAGIVAPAITVSSERMVVDALGFTGVPAIDVDGDELGHVAMDRLLARIGSRTPLATEQLRMPVPVRWAEPVG; via the coding sequence GTGTCTACGCTGGCCGATGTTGCCGCCCGAGCCGCGGTGTCGAAGGCGACCGCCTCTCGCGCGCTGAGCCGCCCCGAACTCGTCGCCCCCGAAACCACCGAGCGCGTGCTCGCCGCGGCCCGCGAACTCGGCTTCGTCCCCAACCGGGCGGCCCGCGAACTCGCGAGCGGCCGCAGCGGCATCGTCGCCCTCGTCGTCCCCACGCTCGAGAACAGCTTCTTCACCCCGATCATCGCCGGCGCCCAGGCCCGGGCCGAGGAGGCGGGCATGCAGCTGACCGTCGCCGTGCACCCGCTCGCATCGCCCGACGAACTGCACGCTTTCGAGCGGCTCTCCGCCCAGGTCGACGGGTTCATCGTCGCGGCGCCCCGCGGCGGCGACGACATCGTGCGTGCCGCGGCCTCGTTCAAGCCCACCGTGCTGGTCGACCGCGAGATCGACGGCCTCACCTCCGTCGTCGCCGACACCGCGACCGCGTTCGGCTCGCTCGTCACCCGCTTCATCGAGGAGGGGCACACGCGCCTCGCCTACATCGGCGGCCCCGATGGCTCGTGGCAGAACGGCCAGCGCTCGCTCGCCGTGTCGGCCGCCGCCGAGGGGCGTGCGCACCTCGATGTGCTCGGCCCGTATCCCGCGACCTTCGCCGCGGGCGTCACCGCCGCGGCCGCCGTCATCGACTCCGCGGCGACCGCCGTCGTGCCCTACGCCACGGCCATCGGCCTCGGCGTGATGTTTGCCCTGCGCACCGCGGGCATCGTGGCGCCGGCCATCACGGTGAGCTCCGAGCGCATGGTCGTCGACGCCCTCGGCTTCACCGGCGTGCCGGCCATCGACGTGGACGGCGACGAACTCGGCCACGTCGCGATGGACCGCCTGCTCGCCCGCATCGGCAGCCGCACCCCGCTCGCCACGGAGCAGTTGCGCATGCCCGTGCCCGTGCGCTGGGCCGAGCCGGTCGGCTGA
- a CDS encoding adenosine deaminase family protein: MTPTAQLPAGYLDRMPKTDLHCHLIGAVRASTFAELARRENLALPADPERIFADINSLPPDPELYKNTRIPVPQGRSAGEPDVSYSLFQASRWVTEVLRDADDLTRIVYEAFEDAAASSSTRHLELFFDEVPPHLAGLGYRGSVEAYAEGIRMAERDFGMTGRMIQGIDRSKSAEHALEVVRQVVDNPHEYVAGIGLDNLETAGPPERFAAAYALAGEAGLGRTAHSSEHSPTAVNTITCLDLLGCDRIDHGYYVLEDDAVVARMRDEQVAFTVASTTSRRSWRPWRRASIAAMLEAGLNVIPCSDDPGMFPTTLGQEYRIVSEQIGATAEQVRGMALAGVAASWLPAAEKASLAASFTAELAALDVEFGLTA; encoded by the coding sequence ATGACCCCCACCGCTCAGCTGCCCGCCGGATACCTCGACCGGATGCCCAAGACCGACCTGCACTGCCACCTCATCGGCGCGGTGCGGGCGTCGACCTTCGCCGAGCTCGCGCGGCGCGAGAACCTCGCCCTGCCCGCCGACCCCGAGCGCATCTTCGCCGACATCAACTCGCTGCCGCCGGACCCCGAGCTGTACAAGAACACCCGCATCCCCGTGCCGCAGGGCCGCAGCGCCGGCGAGCCCGATGTCTCCTACTCGCTCTTCCAGGCCTCGCGGTGGGTCACCGAGGTGCTGCGCGACGCCGACGACCTCACGCGTATCGTCTACGAGGCATTCGAGGATGCCGCGGCGAGCAGTTCCACGCGACACCTCGAGCTGTTCTTCGACGAGGTGCCCCCGCACCTCGCCGGTCTCGGCTACCGCGGTTCCGTCGAGGCCTACGCCGAGGGGATCCGCATGGCGGAGCGCGACTTCGGCATGACCGGCCGCATGATCCAGGGCATCGACCGCAGCAAGAGCGCCGAGCACGCCCTCGAGGTCGTGCGCCAGGTCGTCGACAACCCGCACGAGTACGTCGCCGGCATCGGCCTCGACAACCTCGAGACCGCCGGCCCGCCCGAGCGTTTCGCCGCCGCCTACGCCCTCGCCGGCGAGGCGGGACTTGGGCGTACCGCACACTCTTCCGAGCACTCCCCCACCGCCGTCAACACCATCACCTGCCTCGACCTCCTCGGCTGCGACCGCATCGACCACGGCTACTACGTGCTCGAAGACGACGCGGTCGTCGCCCGCATGCGCGACGAGCAGGTCGCGTTCACCGTCGCCTCGACGACCTCGCGCCGCTCCTGGCGCCCGTGGCGTCGCGCGTCCATCGCCGCGATGCTCGAGGCCGGCCTCAACGTCATCCCCTGCTCGGACGACCCCGGCATGTTCCCGACGACGCTCGGCCAGGAGTACCGCATCGTCTCCGAGCAGATCGGCGCGACGGCAGAGCAGGTACGCGGGATGGCGCTGGCCGGCGTCGCGGCGTCGTGGCTGCCCGCCGCCGAGAAGGCGTCGCTCGCGGCATCCTTCACCGCAGAGCTCGCCGCTCTCGACGTGGAGTTCGGCCTCACCGCGTAG
- a CDS encoding ABC transporter permease subunit: MTATTLAPLPASRLSTVGIIRSEWIKLRTVRSTVWSYAIIVVVSIGMAVLMSSTIGGSGEQLPELQTGIVLQAATFGVYFGQLIVGVLGVLVISGEYSTGMIRSTLTAVPKRIPALAAKALVLFVATFVVGLVSTFGAFLVASPILANSGIEADLSDGKLYADLVLASLYLALTAVFSLGLGTVLRSSAGGIAAALGTILLLPTILQLIASFTQAQWAVDLMPYLFSNAGTGMFMESFDGSGFEQWQNTLVVVVWTAVSLVAGAVLIKRRDA; encoded by the coding sequence ATGACCGCCACCACCCTCGCTCCCCTGCCCGCCTCGCGCCTCTCCACCGTCGGCATCATCCGCTCGGAGTGGATCAAGCTGCGCACCGTGCGCTCGACCGTCTGGTCGTACGCGATCATCGTGGTCGTCTCGATCGGCATGGCCGTGCTGATGTCCAGCACGATCGGCGGGAGCGGCGAACAGCTGCCCGAGCTGCAGACCGGCATCGTGCTGCAGGCCGCGACCTTCGGCGTCTACTTCGGCCAGCTCATCGTCGGTGTGCTCGGCGTCCTCGTCATCAGCGGCGAGTACTCGACCGGCATGATCCGCTCGACGCTCACCGCGGTGCCGAAGCGCATCCCCGCCCTGGCTGCCAAGGCGCTCGTGCTGTTCGTCGCCACGTTCGTGGTCGGCCTGGTGAGCACCTTCGGCGCGTTCCTCGTCGCATCGCCGATTCTCGCGAACTCCGGGATCGAAGCGGACCTCTCCGACGGCAAGCTCTACGCCGACCTCGTGCTCGCGTCGCTCTACCTCGCGCTGACCGCCGTGTTCTCGCTCGGTCTCGGCACGGTGCTGCGCAGCAGCGCGGGCGGGATCGCCGCCGCACTCGGCACCATCCTGCTGTTGCCGACGATCCTGCAGCTCATCGCCAGTTTCACGCAGGCGCAGTGGGCGGTCGACCTGATGCCGTACCTGTTCTCGAACGCCGGAACCGGCATGTTCATGGAGAGCTTCGACGGCAGCGGGTTCGAGCAGTGGCAGAACACCCTCGTCGTGGTCGTCTGGACCGCGGTCAGCCTGGTCGCTGGCGCGGTACTGATCAAGCGTCGAGACGCGTAG
- a CDS encoding mechanosensitive ion channel family protein, whose translation MAAVVDPETPSFDWSAFWTMLADFYNATPPLQVVVIIVFAILLRLALQLVINRVVDRIVLGVKKKQNVDDTQALFASPLAAVRVVQRTRTLGSVLNNVVTAVVVSVAVLASINALFPGVTGAFSLITAALGAGLGFGAQNIVKDVLSGLFMVAEDQVGVGDVVDLGPATGVVEDVGIRITKVRDVNGTLWFVRNGEILRVGNMSQGWSRVIIDLAVPYDADVEAVQAKMLETGTALATEPKWRSRVLEKPEIWGIESISGEAIVVRIVVKTRSAAKDDVARELRSRLKRALDEMDVKMPALNSITLSGFEGATSVKGARPPRTKPIEVQAAEKTTPARTTPQDDPRGFTPGTKPTKPRKPTA comes from the coding sequence ATGGCTGCCGTAGTTGACCCCGAAACCCCCTCGTTCGACTGGTCCGCGTTCTGGACCATGCTCGCCGACTTCTACAATGCGACCCCGCCCCTGCAGGTCGTGGTCATCATCGTCTTCGCGATCCTGCTGAGGCTCGCGCTGCAGTTGGTGATCAACCGCGTCGTCGACCGGATCGTGCTCGGCGTGAAGAAGAAGCAGAACGTCGACGACACCCAGGCGCTCTTCGCCTCGCCGCTCGCCGCCGTGCGCGTCGTCCAGCGCACCCGCACCCTCGGCAGCGTGCTCAACAACGTGGTGACCGCGGTGGTCGTCAGCGTCGCGGTACTGGCGAGCATCAACGCCCTCTTCCCCGGAGTGACCGGCGCGTTCTCGCTCATCACCGCGGCCCTCGGCGCCGGCCTCGGTTTCGGTGCCCAGAACATCGTCAAAGACGTACTGAGCGGCCTGTTCATGGTCGCCGAAGACCAGGTGGGTGTGGGCGACGTCGTCGACCTCGGGCCCGCGACCGGCGTCGTCGAAGACGTGGGTATCCGCATCACGAAGGTGCGCGACGTCAATGGAACGCTCTGGTTCGTGCGCAACGGCGAGATCCTGCGCGTCGGCAACATGTCGCAGGGCTGGTCGCGGGTCATCATCGACCTCGCCGTGCCCTACGACGCCGACGTCGAAGCGGTGCAGGCCAAGATGCTCGAGACCGGCACGGCGCTCGCGACCGAGCCCAAGTGGCGCTCGCGCGTGCTCGAGAAGCCCGAGATCTGGGGCATCGAGTCGATCTCGGGCGAGGCCATCGTGGTGCGGATCGTCGTGAAGACCCGGTCGGCCGCGAAGGACGACGTGGCGCGCGAGCTGCGCAGCCGCCTGAAGCGCGCGCTCGATGAGATGGACGTGAAGATGCCGGCCCTCAACTCGATCACCCTGAGCGGGTTCGAGGGGGCGACGAGCGTCAAGGGCGCCCGCCCGCCGCGCACGAAGCCGATCGAGGTGCAGGCGGCCGAGAAGACCACGCCTGCGCGCACCACGCCGCAGGACGACCCGCGCGGGTTCACGCCGGGCACCAAGCCGACCAAGCCGAGAAAGCCGACAGCATGA
- a CDS encoding sensor histidine kinase — MTAGQTPLDRHAVPVEGDLSLPKPPGVIRRFWSRHPRLTDVLVAAAFTVPAVGASLLVAWVPDSVRNPDLAPLGAVVYVVGGATLLWRRRHPWAVLVVAWVISLVGVPVWDSVDVTLMAFALYALAVYGSVRAAWIGLAVSALVTAAGSGVVAAIAIESNVPVTAANFSQIGALLIVVLVGINIANRRRYVVALLDRAAQLARERDQTARLAAADERARIAREMHDIVSHGLTVMVTLAEGSAATTTTDPERAVVAMRQVAETGRRALTDMRRMLGLLDDGLPGELGPQPGLEDLAALVERFRGAGLRVTVSAEGIPPADPAEQLTVYRIVQESLTNVLRHAASGANVTVDVRYGTAGVVIGVTNDGPVVAPPLPGRGRGTVGMRERVALYGGTVESGPRPGGGWAVRATLAHEPAPAAAASTTPDESETAR, encoded by the coding sequence ATGACGGCTGGACAGACTCCCCTCGACCGGCACGCGGTGCCGGTCGAGGGCGACCTGTCGCTGCCGAAGCCGCCCGGAGTGATCCGACGGTTCTGGTCCCGGCATCCGCGCCTCACCGACGTCCTCGTCGCGGCCGCGTTCACCGTTCCCGCCGTCGGCGCGAGCCTGCTGGTCGCCTGGGTGCCCGATTCGGTGCGGAACCCCGACCTCGCGCCGCTCGGTGCGGTCGTCTACGTCGTGGGCGGCGCCACCCTGCTCTGGCGCCGCCGCCACCCGTGGGCGGTACTCGTCGTCGCGTGGGTGATCTCGCTGGTCGGCGTGCCTGTCTGGGACTCGGTCGACGTGACGCTGATGGCGTTCGCGCTCTACGCGCTCGCCGTCTACGGCTCGGTCCGGGCGGCGTGGATAGGGCTGGCCGTCTCCGCCCTCGTCACGGCGGCCGGCAGCGGGGTCGTCGCCGCGATCGCCATCGAGAGCAACGTGCCGGTGACCGCCGCGAACTTCAGCCAGATCGGCGCCCTGCTCATCGTGGTGCTGGTCGGCATCAACATCGCCAACCGGCGGCGCTACGTCGTCGCGCTGCTCGACCGGGCGGCGCAGCTCGCCCGCGAGCGCGACCAGACGGCGCGGCTCGCCGCCGCCGACGAACGCGCGCGCATCGCCCGGGAGATGCACGACATCGTCTCGCACGGGCTCACCGTGATGGTGACGCTCGCCGAGGGGTCGGCCGCGACCACGACCACCGACCCCGAGCGCGCCGTCGTCGCGATGCGCCAGGTCGCCGAGACGGGACGCCGGGCCCTCACCGACATGCGGCGCATGCTCGGGCTGCTCGACGACGGGCTGCCCGGCGAACTCGGCCCGCAACCGGGGCTCGAGGATCTGGCGGCGCTCGTCGAGCGGTTCCGCGGCGCCGGCCTGCGGGTCACGGTCAGCGCGGAGGGCATCCCGCCCGCCGACCCGGCCGAGCAGCTCACCGTGTACCGCATCGTGCAGGAGTCGCTCACCAACGTGCTGCGGCACGCGGCGTCCGGCGCCAACGTGACCGTCGACGTTCGGTACGGGACGGCCGGGGTCGTGATCGGCGTCACGAACGACGGCCCCGTGGTCGCCCCGCCCCTGCCCGGCAGAGGCCGGGGCACCGTGGGCATGCGGGAGCGCGTGGCCCTGTACGGCGGCACCGTCGAATCCGGGCCGCGGCCCGGCGGCGGGTGGGCGGTGCGGGCGACGCTCGCGCACGAACCGGCCCCCGCCGCCGCCGCGTCCACCACCCCCGACGAGAGCGAGACGGCACGATGA
- a CDS encoding ABC transporter ATP-binding protein encodes MIKAEGLSKRYGAKTAVNDISFTVNPGIVTGFLGPNGAGKSTTMRMIVGLDRPSAGSVTVNNKHYADHAAPLREVGALLDAKAIHTGRSAYNHLLAMGATHGIGKARVNEVIGLTGLESVAGKRVGGFSLGMGQRLGIAAALLGDPATLILDEPVNGLDPEGVMWVRQLARHLASEGRTIFLSSHLMSEMALTADHLIVLGRGRIIADAPVAEILATSTRTAVKLRSPRAEQLAALLRGSDVTTTEADALLITGLTAPVIGDAAARAGIPLHELTPVGASLEEAYMELTQDDVEYHASTTAPITEEAAR; translated from the coding sequence ATGATCAAGGCAGAAGGACTCAGCAAGCGTTACGGTGCCAAGACCGCCGTGAACGACATCAGCTTCACCGTCAACCCGGGTATCGTCACCGGGTTCCTCGGCCCGAACGGTGCGGGAAAATCCACCACGATGCGCATGATCGTCGGCCTCGACCGGCCCAGCGCCGGATCCGTGACAGTCAACAACAAGCACTACGCCGACCACGCTGCACCGCTCCGCGAGGTCGGCGCACTGCTCGACGCCAAGGCGATCCACACCGGGCGCAGCGCCTACAACCACCTGCTCGCCATGGGCGCGACCCATGGCATCGGCAAGGCGCGCGTCAACGAGGTCATCGGCCTCACCGGTCTCGAGTCGGTCGCCGGCAAGCGCGTCGGCGGGTTCTCGCTCGGCATGGGGCAGCGCCTCGGCATCGCCGCGGCACTGCTCGGCGACCCGGCGACGCTCATCCTCGACGAACCGGTCAACGGTCTCGATCCCGAGGGAGTGATGTGGGTGCGGCAACTCGCCCGCCACCTCGCCTCCGAGGGCCGCACGATCTTCCTGTCCAGCCACCTGATGAGCGAGATGGCGCTCACCGCCGATCACCTCATCGTGCTGGGCCGGGGCAGAATCATCGCCGACGCTCCCGTCGCCGAGATCCTCGCCACGTCCACCCGCACCGCCGTCAAGCTGCGCAGTCCCCGTGCCGAGCAGCTCGCCGCTCTGCTGCGCGGCAGCGACGTCACCACGACCGAGGCCGACGCCCTGCTGATCACCGGACTCACCGCGCCGGTCATCGGCGACGCGGCCGCCCGCGCCGGCATCCCGCTGCACGAACTCACCCCCGTGGGCGCCTCGCTCGAAGAGGCCTACATGGAACTCACCCAGGACGACGTCGAGTACCACGCGTCGACCACCGCTCCGATCACGGAAGAGGCAGCCCGATGA
- a CDS encoding ABC transporter ATP-binding protein: protein MTIAAEFIGVSQVFGDFTAVDAIDLSITEGKLTTLLGPSGCGKTTSLRMLAGYSTPTSGTIKIAGVDSTRTPPEKRGLGMVFQSYALFPHLTVAENVAYGLKLRRVPAAERQKTVMETLDLVGLAHLAASKPKKLSGGQQQRVALARAIAIKPTLLLLDEPLSNLDARLRVQMRAEIRRIQAETGLTVVLVTHDQDEALEMSDDMVLMRAGRIMQQGSPQDVFRSPANRFVADFLGYENFVHTAAGDLLAVRPEHLEVTAASTGGSDGLRLEGRIADVAFRGVDLLVTVDAIDASGARVRLISDVRSTGSDILAVGDDVTVSAAAGRLVPLAG, encoded by the coding sequence ATGACCATCGCAGCAGAATTCATCGGAGTCAGCCAGGTATTCGGCGACTTCACCGCCGTCGACGCGATCGACCTGTCGATCACCGAGGGCAAGCTCACCACCCTGCTCGGCCCGTCGGGCTGCGGCAAGACGACGAGCCTGCGCATGCTGGCCGGGTACTCGACGCCGACCTCCGGCACGATCAAGATCGCCGGCGTCGACAGCACCCGCACCCCGCCCGAAAAACGCGGTCTGGGCATGGTCTTCCAGTCGTACGCGCTGTTCCCGCACCTCACCGTCGCCGAGAATGTCGCCTACGGCCTCAAGCTGCGCCGCGTGCCCGCCGCCGAGCGCCAGAAGACCGTGATGGAGACGCTCGACCTCGTCGGCCTCGCCCACCTCGCCGCGAGCAAGCCGAAGAAGCTCTCCGGCGGCCAGCAACAGCGCGTCGCGCTCGCCCGCGCCATCGCGATCAAGCCCACACTGCTGCTGCTCGACGAGCCGCTGTCGAACCTCGACGCCCGCCTGCGCGTGCAGATGCGCGCCGAAATCCGCCGCATCCAGGCCGAGACCGGCCTCACCGTCGTGCTCGTCACCCACGACCAGGACGAAGCCCTCGAGATGAGCGACGACATGGTGCTCATGCGCGCCGGCCGCATCATGCAGCAGGGATCGCCGCAGGACGTGTTCCGCAGCCCGGCCAACCGTTTCGTCGCCGACTTCCTCGGCTACGAGAACTTCGTGCACACCGCCGCCGGCGACCTGCTCGCCGTGCGCCCCGAGCACCTCGAGGTCACCGCCGCGAGCACCGGAGGCAGCGACGGCCTCCGCCTCGAAGGACGCATTGCGGATGTCGCGTTCCGCGGCGTCGACCTGCTCGTGACCGTCGACGCCATCGACGCCAGCGGTGCCCGCGTGCGACTGATCTCCGACGTGCGCAGCACCGGCTCCGACATCCTCGCCGTCGGCGACGACGTGACCGTCAGCGCCGCCGCCGGCCGACTCGTGCCGCTCGCCGGCTGA
- a CDS encoding ABC transporter permease subunit — MKVRRPVASALAVAGYIVMIVPIMFVVATAFTGGETLRFPPEGVSLRWFEAALSYEPFIGALVSSLQLAVLATVLALLVGVPVTLAIYRGRIPGKGLVEGLFLSPLIVPELVVGLALYQQLMIGLKLDNFETLLIGHTVLMLPYAVRVTGASLALADPALEEAARGLGASPLRTFFTITLPLLRPGIFSAGLLSFVTSFNNVPLSLLLQSRDFRTLPVTMLDYVQQSYDPMVAAMATLILAATIVIAVIAERTVGFAKIFGGINR; from the coding sequence GTGAAGGTCCGTCGCCCGGTAGCGAGCGCGCTCGCGGTCGCCGGCTACATCGTGATGATCGTGCCGATCATGTTCGTGGTCGCCACCGCGTTCACCGGCGGAGAAACCCTGCGCTTCCCGCCCGAGGGCGTCTCGCTCCGCTGGTTCGAAGCCGCGCTCTCCTACGAACCGTTCATCGGCGCGCTCGTCTCGAGCCTCCAGCTCGCGGTGCTCGCCACCGTGCTCGCGCTCCTCGTCGGCGTGCCCGTCACGCTCGCGATCTACCGCGGCAGAATCCCCGGCAAGGGCTTGGTCGAGGGCCTGTTCCTCTCGCCGCTCATCGTGCCCGAACTCGTCGTCGGCCTCGCGCTCTACCAGCAGCTCATGATCGGTCTGAAGCTCGACAACTTCGAGACACTGCTGATCGGCCACACCGTGCTGATGCTCCCCTACGCCGTGCGCGTCACCGGGGCATCGCTCGCCCTCGCCGACCCGGCGCTCGAGGAGGCAGCCCGCGGTCTCGGCGCCTCGCCGCTGCGCACCTTCTTCACCATCACGCTCCCGCTGCTGCGTCCCGGCATCTTCTCGGCCGGCCTGCTCAGCTTCGTGACCTCGTTCAACAACGTGCCGCTGTCGCTCCTGCTGCAGAGCAGGGACTTCCGCACCCTTCCCGTCACGATGCTCGACTACGTGCAGCAGAGCTACGACCCCATGGTCGCGGCCATGGCCACGCTCATCCTCGCCGCCACCATCGTCATCGCCGTCATCGCCGAACGCACCGTCGGCTTCGCCAAAATCTTCGGAGGAATCAACCGATGA